One genomic window of Arachis hypogaea cultivar Tifrunner chromosome 8, arahy.Tifrunner.gnm2.J5K5, whole genome shotgun sequence includes the following:
- the LOC112705351 gene encoding cyclic nucleotide-gated ion channel 4-like, which produces MANELTHNSRASHMHVHYDDDDSDDSGDQEEGVNTSDDSYDDDNDNEESQQDEKAGVTGDERRRGWWLRRGKWAEEWNRVLVLVSAMGLFVDPLVLYAVSISETCMCVFVDGWLAITVTVLRCMTDTLHIWNIWLQLKMAKASLLGTTSSSSSSPLNSLRFRKAKWAFFVNLFLILPLPQMVLWEVIPSLLEEGSITVAMTVLLMMFLFQYLPKIYHSVCLLRRMQTLTGFVFGTVWWGIALNLIAYFVASHAAGACWYLLGVQRAAKCLKEQCRKTAGCGVRSLSCKQHIYYGSNGMVKEKPRLAWAANREARSTCLDGPDNYDYGAYQWTVQLVTNDSRLEKILFPIFWGLMTLSTFGSLESTTEWLEVVFNIIVLTSGLLLVTMLIGNIKVFLHATTSKKQAMQLKMRNIEWWMSKRRLPQGFRQRVRNYERQRWAATRGVDECQMIKNLPEGLRRDIKYHLCLDLVRQVPLFQHMDDLVLENICDRVKSLVFTKGETITREGDPVQRMLFVVRGHLQSSQVLRDGVKSCCMLGPGNFSGDELLSWCLRRPFIERLPPSSSTLVTLETTEAFGLEAEDVKYVTQHFRYTFVKEKVKRSARYYSPGWRTWAAVAIQLAWKRYRHRLTLTSLSFIRPRRPVSRCSSMEEDRLRLYTAMLTSPKPNQEDFDVS; this is translated from the exons atggcCAATGAACTAACTCACAACTCACGTGCTTCACACATGCACGTTCACTACGACGACGACGACAGCGACGACTCAGGCGACCAAGAAGAAGGCGTGAACACTTCTGACGACAGCTACGATGACGACAACGACAACGAAGAAAGCCAGCAGGACGAGAAGGCGGGGGTGACAGGTGATGAGCGGCGGAGAGGGTGGTGGTTACGGCGGGGGAAATGGGCGGAGGAGTGGAACAGGGTGCTGGTGCTGGTGTCGGCGATGGGTCTGTTCGTGGACCCATTGGTGTTGTACGCGGTGTCGATAAGCGAGACATGCATGTGCGTGTTCGTTGATGGGTGGTTGGCGATAACGGTGACGGTGCTGCGGTGCATGACGGACACGTTGCACATCTGGAACATCTGGTTGCAGTTAAAGATGGCAAAAGCTTCGCTTCTTggcaccacttcttcttcttcttcttctcctttaaatTCTCTTCGCTTCAGAAAGGCAAAGTGGGCTTTCTTCGTTAACCTCTTTCTCATTCTCCCTCTACCCCAG ATGGTGCTATGGGAAGTAATCCCTTCTTTGTTGGAGGAAGGGTCAATAACAGTGGCAATGACAGTGTTGTTAATGATGTTCCTATTTCAATACCTTCCCAAAATTTATCACTCGGTTTGCCTCTTGCGTCGCATGCAAACCCTCACTGGCTTCGTTTTTGGGACCGTTTGGTGGGGTATTGCCCTCAACTTGATCGCATATTTTGTCGCTTCTCAT GCAGCAGGGGCATGTTGGTACTTGCTGGGGGTGCAGAGGGCAGCAAAGTGCCTAAAAGAGCAATGTAGAAAGACAGCTGGTTGTGGAGTGAGAAGCTTATCTTGCAAGCAGCATATATATTATGGAAGCAATGGGATGGTGAAGGAGAAGCCAAGGTTGGCTTGGGCAGCAAATAGGGAAGCAAGGTCAACATGCCTTGATGGCCCTGACAACTATGACTATGGTGCTTATCAATGGACCGTTCAGCTTGTCACCAATGATAGCCGCTTGGAAAAGATCCTCTTCCCCATCTTCTGGGGTCTCATGACTCTCAG CACATTTGGGAGCCTAGAGAGCACAACAGAATGGCTTGAAGTTGTTTTCAACATTATTGTATTAACTAGTGGCCTTCTTCTCGTCACTATGTTGATTGGAAACATTAAG GTGTTTTTGCATGCGACAACGTCAAAGAAGCAAGCAATGCAATTGAAGATGAGAAATATTGAGTGGTGGATGAGCAAGAGGCGGCTGCCACAAGGCTTTAGGCAACGTGTGCGCAACTACGAGAGGCAGCGATGGGCTGCTACACGTGGCGTTGACGAATGCCAGATGATCAAAAACCTCCCTGAGGGGCTGAGGAGGGACATTAAGTACCATCTCTGTTTAGATTTGGTTAGACAG GTACCACTATTTCAGCATATGGATGATCTGGTCTTAGAGAACATTTGTGACCGTGTGAAGTCCCTTGTATTCACAAAGGGAGAAACG ATCACTAGAGAGGGAGATCCAGTTCAAAGAATGCTATTTGTCGTAAGGGGCCACCTTCAAAGTAGCCAAGTCCTAAGAGATGGGGTGAAGAGTTGTTGCATGCTAGGGCCCGGCAACTTCAGCGGCGACGAACTCCTCTCTTGGTGTCTAAGAAGGCCGTTCATTGAGCGCCTGCCGCCGTCCTCATCCACATTGGTCACGCTCGAAACCACGGAGGCATTCGGCCTTGAAGCCGAGGATGTAAAGTATGTGACACAACATTTTAGGTATACTTTTGTGAAGGAAAAAGTGAAAAGGAGCGCGAGGTATTACTCGCCAGGGTGGAGAACTTGGGCTGCCGTGGCTATTCAATTGGCTTGGAAAAGGTACCGGCACCGGTTGACTTTGACTTCTTTGTCCTTTATTAGGCCTAGAAGGCCTGTCTCAAGGTGCTCTTCCATGGAAGAGGATAGGCTTCGGCTCTATACGGCCATGTTAACTTCACCAAAGCCTAATCAAGAGGATTTTGACGTTTCATAA